The following DNA comes from Cottoperca gobio unplaced genomic scaffold, fCotGob3.1 fCotGob3_351arrow_ctg1, whole genome shotgun sequence.
AGTAAAAACTCACTGATGGAGGGCTGAAGATGGAGGGCTGAAGTTGGAGGGGTGAAGTTGGAGGGGTGAAGCAGCTCTGATGGAGGGGTGAAGATGGAGGGGTGAAGCAGCTCTGATGGAGGGCTGAAGATGGAGGGGTGAAGATGGAGGGGTGAAGCAGCTCTGATGGAGGGGTGAAGTTGGAGGGGTGAAGCAGCTCTGATGGAGGGGTGAAGATGGAGGGGTGAAGCAGCTCTGATGGAGGGGTGAAGTTGGAGGGGTGAAGCAGCTCTGATGGAGGGGTGAAGATGGAGGGGTGAAGCAGCTCTGATGGAGGGCTGAAGCAGCTCTGATGGAGGGGTGAAGATGGAGGGGTGAAGCAGCTCTGATGGAGGGCTGAAGCAGCTCTGATGGAGGGCTGAAGATGGAGGGGTGAAGCAGCTCTGATGGAGGGCTGAAGCAGCTCTGATGGAGGGCTGAAGATGGAGGGGTGAAGCAGCTCTGATGGAGGGGTGAAGATGGAGGGGTGAAGCAGCTCTGATGGAGGGCTGAAGCAGCTCTGATGGAGGGCTGAAGATGGAGGGGTGAAGCAGCTCTGATGGAGGGCTGAAGATGGAGGTTGTATTTATGCTCCTGGAGCCGGCTGTTCCCAGGAAGAGGACCTGCTGGGGGGGCTCCTCCATCAGGAGCAGACTGAGTCAGGCTGAAGGAGTGTCACGATGATGTCAGGATCATTATTCAGATTTCTGCTGAACGTCTCGTCGCCCTGACGACACAGAGGAAGAGCCAACAGGAAACTACGTTCATGTGTATTTAATATGATGAATATTTCACtgtaaaaactaataaaacatgtttaagaaACAACAtctttgaaacattttttaatattaataaatacaaacttaaTAAAGAACACAATAAagacatattataaatattttaaatatattataaaccTTCACCCTCACTTAATGTCTTATAACTATACACaattatatacaattatatataatcaTGTAGttctatatgtaaatatatattcaattatatatacaattgcaaataacacacacaacaataacagatagaagtttaaaaaacaacaatattaataataatttaaaatgataataaaaataataataataataataagaggtATATACAActagaaaaatagaaataaaataagtagaaagaggaggaagtaaaggaagaggaggaggacgtggaaagaggaggaagtggaaagaggaggaagtaaaggaagaggaggaggaagtggaaagaggaggaagtaaaggaagaggaggaggacgtggaaagaggaggaagtaaaggaagaggaggaggaagtggaaagAGGAGGAACTAAAGGAAGAGGAGTGGGAagtggaaagaggaggaagtaaaggaagaggaggaagtggaaagaggaggaagtaCAGGAAAAGGAGTAGGAagtggaaagaggaggaagtaAAGGAAGAGGAGTGGGAagtggaaagaggaggaagtaCAGGAAGAGGAGTAGGACatagaaagaggaggaggaagtgggaagaggaggaagtacAGGAAGAGGAGTAGGACATAGAAAGACGAGGAAGAagtggaaagaggaggaagtagAGGAAGAGTAGGACATGGAAAGAGGAGAAagtggaaagaggaggaagtaAAGGAAGAGGAGTGGGAAGtggaaagaagaggaagtaCAGGAAGAGTAGGACgtggaaagaggaggaagtggaaagaggaggaagtaCAGGAAGAGGAAATAGGAGGAAGAGTAGAAAGtggaaagaagaggaagtacaggaagaaaaagtgaaagaaaagctGAAAGCTGGATTCTGCTTCACGCTGCATTACGTTTGTAGCAAAAGCATTTGATATGAATCTTTCACAAAATAATGCGCATGTTAATCTTTATTGCCAAACTTCCTTCTTATATCTCACAGCAGCtgcaaaatatatttagtaaaaCCCTGAGAAGCATATACAATGCCTCTTCAATAATAAAACAGCTCTTTGATAAGAAGGAagtgtgtatgaagtgtgtatgaagtgtgtatgtgtatgaagtgtgtatgaagtgtgtatgtgtatgaagtgtgtatgaagtgtgtatgaagtgtgtatgtgtatgaagtgtgtatgaagtgtgtatgtatgagtgtgtatgAAGTGTATGTATGAAGTGTGTATGAAGTATGTGTATGATATGAagtgtgtatgaagtgtgtatgaagtgtatgaagtgtgtatgaagtgtgtatgaagtgtgtatgtgtatgaagtgtgtatgaagtgtgtatgtgtatgaagtgtgtatgaagtgtgtatgtgtatgaagtgtgtatgaagtgtgtatgtgtatgaagtgtgtatgaagtgtgtatgaagtgtgtatgaagtgtgtatgtgtatgaagtgtgtatgaagtgtgtatgaagggacttaaatacaaataaaccaaTACACAGAATGTGCAGGCGagacctgcagcagcaggcGAGACCTGCTGCTGCcggaaacatgttttaatactACATCATGCTCAGAAAGGTGAAGACAGTGAAGTGTGAATATGTTATTACGTGAGGAAGCATCAGAGAGGCTCTGCAtctcctcagctgctctgaTGAAGAGAAACTACAGCAACACTCATCATGTCACAAGTCATTTACTTTAACACAAAGAGGAACTCTGAAGAAGTGAATGTTCACCTCACAGATCACCTGCTAATATTTGCACTTTATTAATATATGCTCTCcgtgctgcagcagctctcagtATTTTTCCTTCAGCAGGTTTCctctgacacatacacacaaacacacacacacacacacacatacacacaaacacacacacttccagtcAGCTCCCGGCTCGGTCTACTTCCAGGGACCGAGGTGACTACCCCTTCCTgtgaaacattttattcttaTGCAACgcttcttttcaaatgtttaaagaCGTGTAATGCAACAGCTCACATGACTGAAGCTCAGAACACTTCCAGCTAAAGTTCATCACGCTGACGTTTCTCTCACGCTGAGGCAACATTCAACAGGAGCAACACAGCAATGAGCAACACAGCAATGAGCTCTGCaaggaaaacatgtttgttcACGCAGCAGTTCATATAACTCGTCAGATGAGAgcaaacatgagaacatcagagttcatgtttctaactttgtgtgtgtgtgtgtgtgtgtgtgtgtgtgtgtgtgcgtgtagatttaaactctcaacagctacattacataacgcctcatgtacatatttaagcatgaacacttgtaatataaacttgtgttgatgtgataATGAAGTGAAGTTTCAGCTGCTGTGAACTAAAACTTTTAGATtcagatatttaaaatgtttttctttataaagtTCTCAGATTTAGATCTGGTGGGTCGATCACATGACCTTCGCCGTTTCCAGGTCGTCACATGTTACACAGCTCTGTGGTCAGTGTGGTCAGTGTTCCCAGCATGCCGAGCAGCAGCGGCATCAGCGGCGCTGCCTGGCGCGGTGCGACGGAGGCGACGGACAGCAGGTGAACTCTCTGCGTGTCAGAGATCATGTTCGTGGCGTCCTGCAGCGCACGGACGGCCGCCGCGCTGGAGTTCAGGTCACCGCTGGTGATCAGGTCGAACACGCAGGCCTGGTAGTACGCGTCTCTGGCAGGAAGCAGTGCGCCGCAGTGAGCCCTGGCGGCGGCagaggacgaagaggaggagtCCTGCGGTGGCGGGCGGACCGTGTTAAGCCTCTGTGCGGCGGGgcagccccacacacacagctgcaggtcCTGCTCAGGCCCAAAGGCCTCCACGATGTCGCGCGGCGAGCGCACCGACAGGCCAAGCGAGCGCCCGCTCTGATGCACCACCAGCAGCGTGCCGATGTGAGACGCTCGGATCTCTGCGTGTCGGCCGGGGCTCTGCGTCCGGACCGTCAGGCTGTGATGACCTCGCCGCTCGTCGCTCGACACGGAGCCGTCGGCAAAGGCGGCGGGGACGTTATCGAGCTCGGCCTGGTACAGCTGCTGGTCGACGCACTGACGCCAGCTCTTAAAGATGATGCTGATCTGAGGAGCAACAACACAGTTAcattatggtgcgttcaggctATTAtggttatcatgatgtgttcaatgtcatcttgtaaaatgtagtttctggtgagaaagttgaataaatccagatgtttgaagatgttttcaatatgAAACAGATGTTAGATGAACAGAAGTCTGAAGTGATGAAGGAAGTTGACTTCATGGAGTTGTGATATTGTGACGTCCCTACTTCagtactttcaaaataaaattccaTCTTCACATTGcgggttaaaataactacgtGAGAAATAAATCAACGTTGACTGTTTTCACACGTCTGTTTCAGCTGCGTCTCAGTCCACTCACGTGTGTGACGAGAGGATTGGTTGACAGAATTGTGTGATGGACGCTGACTTTTTTGCTCAttatacttcctggttcacgattacatacatgtattttaaatgatataaacTAACCGCTTCCCGACCCCGGAGaggcggtagacgatggatggatgaactaACAGTATGCTAACCATATCATATCTGTGGGACTCACCTTGGTGAGGGCGGTGGCGTGGGCTGCCCCCCTGGTTGGCGCGCTGGTGGCCTGTATGTACAGGTACTCGTTGTCTATGAGAGGCCACGCCCCCTGCACGGCACAAGTCTGGAAGTCGTCGTTAAAGGTCCGAACGTGCGTGTCTCCGAACACGCTGCAGTGCAGGTACTCCGGCGTCCGGCCCTCCCTGGTGAACAGGCTTCTCTCGTAGAGGCAGGCGTCCCCCGACAGCGTGCCCTGAGGCAGGGGCCGCGGCTGGGCAGTGGGCCCCGCCCGCGGGCAGCGGTGCTGAATGAGCAGGTCCTCGATGCCCTGGACCGCAGAGTGGTACGCCAGGTCGCCGCGGCACGCTCGCGCCATCCGCTTAGTGCACATGGCGTAGGAGCGCAGGGCGCTGCAGTAACCAGCGTTCACGGCctcccggctgaaagctgtgccGCCTCCTGCTGCTCCGCCGCTGCTGCTCAGGTCCAAGGTCGCCGCCACAAAGTCCGAGTTGCATCTCAAGATCTGACAGGAAGCTGCACCTGTGGCGAGGAAAGTGTTTATTAGAACAGGGAGCTGCAGAATATTTTCAGTCTCTTAGTTAATCAGGTGTGTTTTGGGCGTAACATGAATCAGAGAATCCTGTTCAGGTAAAAGCAGCAGCACTTACACATCGACATGTGAAGCTTCCTGTTGGGGAGCAGATCTCTACATCACTGGTCCACAACCCTTCTGTCATTAAGTAAACTGAGTCACATGTTTTatggatattttaatattatgttCAATGCAGAACTGATAAACTgaacaaataacacaaatagtGACGCAGTAACTGCAGGAAGTTCAACGAGAGATGAAGGCTAACTGCGTATTAAAGTTGTCTTACACCTCCTAAAATCAAGAAGGCcttacaaccccccccccctaatattatactaaatatagtctttGTCCACAAATAAACAGAAGACAACGTCAGACGTTGGTACCGTCAGAGAGACTcagctggaccagcagcagGGTCAGGGGGATAcagtgtttccatggcaacgCCACGGCCTGAGGCTCCATCACCTGGACTCACCTGAAGACAGACGTCACAAAATGCTGTTAACAAGTTTAATGCTTGCATTTTAATATCTGTACCACCTTGTACAATAAAGTTCTTTGAGTTGAATTTCAggctgttttctcttttcttcttgtttacgtatgatatgtttatattattggCTAATTTCTGCAGGATATTCAATaatttgtgattgtgattgaaCTTTTCTTGTCACATTAAGGGGTTAATGGATGTATAGatgtttgttgtcatttttaatattcGTACAATGCTTTAGCAGAACTGTATGTCGTGATGGTCGTGTCAGTAAAGAATTGGAATTTGAGAGCGAGGGAGTTAACAGTGAAGAAATGCTCCTGTTTCTTTGTTATTCTGAATATTTCCTGCTGTGACACAGAGCATCGTGATGGTAAACTGGTCCcacttcatctttctctctaacACTGATTTATTCTTCATATTGATTACTGACATCATCAAACAGCTCATGAGGGTGCAGTTAACAATCTGACTTCAAATAGTACAAATTAGTCACtacaacaattacatttattctagtgtaataattacattgattctattgtaataattacattgattctagtgtaataattacattgattctagtgtaataataacattgattctagtgtaataattacattgattctagtgtaataattacatatattctattgtaataattacatatattctagtgtaataattacattgattctagtgtaataattacattgattctactgtaataattacatatattctagtgtaataattacatatattctagtgtaataattacatttattctactgtaataattacatttattctactgtaataattacatatattctacagtaataattacattgattctactgtaataattacatatattctactgtaataattacattgattctactgtaataattacatatattctagtgtaataattacatatattctactgtaataattacatttgttctactgtaataattacattgattctagtgtaataattacatatattcttctgtaataattacatttgttctactgtaataattacattgattctagtgtaataattacatatattctactgtaataattacatatattctactgtaataattacattgattctactgtaataattacatatatgctcctgtaataattacatatatgctcctgtaataattacatatattctactataataattatattgactactgtaataattacatatattctactgtaataattataatatattctactgtaataattacatttgttctactgtaataatatattctagtgtaataattacatatattctagtgtaataattacatatattatactgtaataattacatttgttctactgtaataattacattgattctagtgtaataattacatatattctactgtaataattacatatattctactgtaataattacatttcttctactgtaataattacatatattctagtgcaataattacatttcttctactgtaataattacattaattctactgtaataattatatatattctactgtaataattacatatattctagtgtaataattacatatattctagtgtaataattacatatattctactgtaataattacatatattctagtgtaataattacatatattctactgtaataattacattcattctactgtaataattacatatattctactgtaataattacattgattctactgtaataattatatatattctactgtaataattacatatattctactgtaataattacatttgttctactgtaataattacatatattctagtgtaataattacatatattctagtgtaataattacatatattctactgtaataattacatatattctactgtaataattacattcattctactgtaataattacatatattctactgtaataattacatttgttctactgtaataattacattgattctagtgtaataatttcatagattctactgtaataattacattgattctactgtaataattatatatattctactgtaataattacatatattctactgtaataattacattgattctagtgtaataattatatatattctactgtaataattacatttgttctactgtaataattacatatattctagtgtaataattacatatattctagtgtaataattacatatattctactgtaataattacatatattctactgtaataattacattcattctactgtaataattatatatattctactgtaataattacatatattctagtgtaataattacatatattctactgtaataattacatatattctactgtaatatttacatatattctactgtaataattacattgattctactgtaataattacatatattctagtgtaataattacatatattctactgtaataattacatttgttctactgtaataattacattgattctagtgtaataattacatatattcttctgtaataattacatttgttctactgtaataattacattgattctagtgtaataattacatatattctactgtaataattacatatattctactgtaataattacattgattctactgtaataattacatatatgctcctgtaataattacatatatgctcctgtaataattacatatattctactataataattatattgactactgtaataat
Coding sequences within:
- the LOC115005714 gene encoding proline-rich protein 36-like, which encodes MEEPPQQVLFLGTAGSRSINTTSIFSPPSELLHPSIFSPPSELLQPSIRAASPLHLHPSIRAASPLHLQPSIRAASALHQSCFTPPSSALHQSCFSPPSELLHPSIFTPPSELLQPSIRAASPLHLHPSIRAASPLQLHPSIRAASPLHLHPSIRAASPLQLHPSIRAASPLHLHPSIFSPPSELLHPSIFTPPSELLHPSNFTPPTSALHLQPSIMHCGYLFLLSLALWAEHAAGRVLPMDSTDMQSIIEDLREALQEYKAAFNNKDSCWSLLFKYIWSVWNSVT
- the hjv gene encoding hemojuvelin, with the translated sequence MEPQAVALPWKHCIPLTLLLVQLSLSDGAASCQILRCNSDFVAATLDLSSSGGAAGGGTAFSREAVNAGYCSALRSYAMCTKRMARACRGDLAYHSAVQGIEDLLIQHRCPRAGPTAQPRPLPQGTLSGDACLYERSLFTREGRTPEYLHCSVFGDTHVRTFNDDFQTCAVQGAWPLIDNEYLYIQATSAPTRGAAHATALTKISIIFKSWRQCVDQQLYQAELDNVPAAFADGSVSSDERRGHHSLTVRTQSPGRHAEIRASHIGTLLVVHQSGRSLGLSVRSPRDIVEAFGPEQDLQLCVWGCPAAQRLNTVRPPPQDSSSSSSAAARAHCGALLPARDAYYQACVFDLITSGDLNSSAAAVRALQDATNMISDTQRVHLLSVASVAPRQAAPLMPLLLGMLGTLTTLTTELCNM